The Corynebacterium glaucum genome includes a region encoding these proteins:
- a CDS encoding trypsin-like serine peptidase, translated as MLLSPAHIAKLAGSGGYCTGTLIGPQSVLTCAHYFRSREDTLSSVTCHVAGQRRRIAQLDRLPGTDIAVVKLSKPIRGIDDFPTFGPPPGPLAPTVTLGFGGAAAQPAGRVGRYITSLPIAASRSLATIVRPAGIILNAPRAVKGDSGGPVLVDGHVVAVQSLILELFGVNLGMATVSLVDAEAVQRIVDKH; from the coding sequence GTGCTCCTCTCCCCCGCTCACATCGCCAAGCTCGCCGGCTCCGGCGGATACTGCACTGGCACCTTGATCGGGCCCCAATCAGTGCTCACCTGCGCACACTACTTCCGGTCCAGGGAAGACACCCTCTCGTCCGTCACGTGCCACGTCGCAGGCCAACGCCGCCGAATTGCGCAGCTCGACCGCCTTCCCGGCACCGACATCGCCGTCGTGAAGCTCAGCAAACCTATTCGCGGCATCGACGACTTCCCCACCTTCGGGCCGCCTCCGGGCCCGCTCGCCCCGACTGTCACCCTCGGTTTCGGCGGAGCCGCAGCGCAGCCCGCGGGCCGCGTAGGTCGCTACATCACCTCACTGCCGATCGCCGCGTCGCGCTCGCTCGCCACCATCGTGCGCCCGGCAGGGATCATCCTCAACGCTCCGCGGGCAGTCAAGGGAGACTCAGGGGGCCCAGTGCTTGTCGACGGCCACGTCGTCGCCGTCCAATCACTCATCCTGGAACTCTTCGGCGTGAACCTCGGGATGGCAACGGTTTCGTTGGTG